Proteins encoded by one window of Nicotiana tabacum cultivar K326 chromosome 10, ASM71507v2, whole genome shotgun sequence:
- the LOC107828203 gene encoding uncharacterized protein LOC107828203, translating into MSLSLIQGYSSAEEEEEQEEPQYQKSSSDEENDDVIPQKNRYKPIFDPNPASSSSLPSALAAFSEISGPPQFLNNSVEEAGKEVEGQRHGRRKYSRNKNDLPAGAVVESKAQLVGIHERVRSDVDGSIPRTATGQASVSVGTLQGGKPVPSASYPGAEDAAELLRMCLMCGIPKTYTHARGMVCPACSDRPVDADEEPVKKKGSTIKDKEKNKRMKGQSSHASWKSETEMHLRQQFD; encoded by the exons ATGAGTTTGTCTCTCATACAAGGCTACTCCTCGGcggaggaggaagaagaacaagaagaacctcagTACCAGAAATCATCCTCCGACGAGGAAAACGACGACGTTATTCCACAAAAAAATCGTTACAAACCCATTTTTGACCCTAAccctgcttcatcttcttcgcttCCTTCAGCTCTTGCTGCCTTTTCCGAA ATTTCAGGGCCGCCGCAGTTTTTGAACAACAGTGTTGAAGAAGCTGGAAAGGAAGTGGAGGGGCAGCGACACGGTCGCCGTAAGTACAGCAGAAACAAGAATGATTTACCAGCTG GTGCTGTAGTGGAGTCAAAGGCTCAGTTAGTAGGGATACATGAGAGGGTCAGAAGTGATGTCGATGGGAGCATCCCAAGGACAGCCACTGGTCAAGCAAGTGTTTCTGTTGGCACTTTACAAGGAGGCAAACCTGTGCCAAGTGCGAGCTATCCTGGTGCAGAAGATGCAGCAGAGCTTCTGAG GATGTGCTTGATGTGTGGAATTCCCAAAACATACACGCACGCAAGAGGGATGGTGTGCCCAGCGTGCAGTGATCGCCCTGTAGACGCTGACGAAGAGCCAGTCAAGAAGAAGGGCTCTACCATTAAAGACAAGGAGAAGAATAAGAGGATGAAGGGGCAGTCGTCCCATGCATCATGGAAAAGCGAGACAGAAATGCATCTCCGCCAGCAATTTGACTAG